gagagagaggaatggtaatGCCAGGCCAGAGCGGAAGATCCTTTGACATCATCCGGCAGATTGTCGGAAATGTTGTCAATATCTTCAATAAGCGGGCCTCGCCCTGCACAGCACCATGTGATGGCATGGTGCTGAAGATGCACTACCAGTGGACTTTCTGGGTCCTCCTCGGAGGCTTCTCTGCCATCTGGTACTCTTGGTACCACAGAGATGTGATCACCTGTGCGTCACATTTTAATGCCGAGACGCAGGTACGCTTAGACTACATCAACATTTGTCTGTCATACCCCTTCGTAGAAGGGGCTGGCGAGGGTAGCCAAAGGCGATATCTCCTCTTTTACCGATGGATCCATTGGGCATTGCTGCTCCTGGCTGGCATCTACTACATTCCACGCAAGATCTCGAAGACTTCAGAAAACTCCAAAGTGAAGAAGCTGATCGAAGACCTGGCTGTCAATGCTCATCGATACGATGGCCTAGAGCGAGAGCTTGTCGAAAGAACAGCAAAATACATCGCATATAACTTAAAGACTCACAATGGCCTATATTACAAATATGTTACATGTAATTTAGTTGCTTTGTTGGTAGACATTTTTAGCTTCCAGTTCCTGGACTTCGTTTTCCAAGGGCGGTTTCTGAGGTATGGCTTCCAAGCCTATCCCTTTAATCGTGACCCAAGATACTTCACGGACTACATCTCTGAGATGTTCCCACCTTTCGCCAATTGCGAACTACACAACGAAGTGCAGCTGACGAACAAGCGAATTGAGAGATTAGGCTGTCACCTAACCGTGATGGAACTCTATGAGAAGATGTTCTTGGTACTCTGGGCATGGCTTATCGTCATGACAACCATGACTGCTGGTTACCTCATCTTCCTAGCTCTCATGTGGGTGCCTTGGGCAAGACTCGTGATGTTGAGGATTGCAAAGCCCCTCAGTGCCAAGGACACCATACGGAACACAATCTGCAACATTGTGAGCACTTGTAAAATTGGAGATGTCTACCTCCTTTACCGTCTCAAGCAGCATTTTAGCCATGCCCGTTATTATGAGCTCTTAACACGCCTCTCTGACCCTGAGTTCCTGCGCACAATGCTTGACAATGTATCCATCGACCATCATGGACACAACAAGGGCGCTGGGCCACAAGATCTACGCCAGCGGAAGAACAACCCCAAAGCTCCAGGCAAGTTTCAGGATGTCCTCTTTAACACACCTGGTGAAGGGGGATATCTACCCAACTCCAGCATCTTAGTAGAATaaattaaggggaaaaaaaaagagcctagTGACTAAGTCATTAAGAAGTGTAGAGCCTAGTGACTAAGTCATTCAGAAGTGTAACTTCAGTTTTTCTGTACTTATCAGTGGATAGTACAAATGGACAGTGGTCAGTGGAACCTGCTAGTTGCCTTTTAGCAAAAGTTTTTGGAGGAATCTTACTGACATTTTAAACCATGTGATGATAATATAGTGATAATGAATCATTCTATTTAGTATAATGGATGACTGTGGAGTGCTTGATGTATGAAAATTTATGACAGTGAAGATTGTTAAGCTGTGAGTTTTTGCGTGTGAATGAACAGTTAGCAGTGCTTTCTGTACTTAAGGATACTTTATGTAAcaaagaaactgcagacgttgccAGGTTATGCATTTATGTCCCCACTTTGGCATTTAATTGTAGTTGTTGCATTTAAACCTCAGACCAATATTGACGTGTCCAAGACATACGGGGAGGGAAGGACTTGCAAAATGCTGAGACGAAAACTGCTTTAGTCTTCTTAAATAAAATGTGAActgtgactgtcttttcattttctgcCTTCTTAAGCATGGGCTCTGCTTTAGACAAATGTGTAATGGCATGGTTGTGGGCACTGATTTGGTACACTGTGAAAGCTATTAACAAACCTCCTTTTGTTTCAGGTGTGATGACGTAGGAGAGATTAGGTGCCTAATGTCCATGAATTGATTTTTCAGGAGGTGAAAGATGGCTATCATAGGTCACGGCGGCACCGACATTGTCCGTCAATTAGTAGGCAATGTGGTCAATATCTTCAAGAAGAAGCGTGCACCTTGCACCTCCCCATGTGATGGACTAGTTCTCAAGATGCACTATCAGTGGACCTTCTGGCTGTTACTGGCTGGGTTCTCCTCTGTTTGGTACTCTTGGTACCACCGTGATGTGATCACTTGCGTGTCACACTTCAACGCTGAAACCCAGGTCCGCCTAGACTACATTAATATATGCCTCTCTTACCCATATGTCGAAGAAGGGAACACGGAACGTAGGTTCCTCCTGTTCTACAGATGGATACATTGGACACTCCTGGTGCTAGCTGGCATTTATTACATTCCACGCAAAATCTCCAAGAACTCTGAAAACCCCAAGGTAAAGAAACTCATTGAAGACCTCGCCGTCAACTCCCATCGGTACGATCAGATCGAAAAAGAGTTGGTGGACCGAGCCGCACGGTACATTGCTAATAACCTTAAGACCCACAATGGACTCTATTACAAATTTGTCATTTGTAATGTAGTCGCATTAGTTGTTGATATTATTAGTTTCCAGTTTTTAGATTTTCTCTTTCAGGGTCGTTTTCTTCACTATGGGTGGATGGCCTACCCATATACCCGTGACCCAGTAAATTTCTCAGACTATATGTCGAGAACTTTCCCCCCTTTTGCCAAGTGTGAACTCGGTGTGGTGAACAAACTGGTCGGCCAGAGAACAGAGAAATTTGGTTGCCATTTGACAGTGATGGAACTATATGAAAAAGTATTTTTGGGCGTTTGGGTGTGGCTGATTATGTTGACCACCATCACGTGTGCATATTTGATATTTTTAGGCTTCATGTGGCTTCCATACTTCCGTTTGATGATGCTGAAGGTGGCCAAGCCTCTTAATGCCAAAGACACAGTGAGCAACACAATCGTCTCTGTGGTGACTTGCTGCAAGATTGGTGATGTGTACTTGCTTTACCGCCTGAAGCAGCACCTGAGTCATGCACGGTTCTATGAGCTCCTAACACGGCTATCAGACCCGGAGCTCATCAAGACCATGCTTGAGGAACCAGCTGACCGAGCAATCCATGCTAGAAACCAGGACAACTTGCGGAATCGGAAGCCCAACATGGCCATGGGTGGACCGAAGGGGAAGTTCAACAATCCTAATGATCTCTTCATCTCCCAAGACTACGGAAGGCCCAACACCAGCATCCTAGTAGAGTAACGGAAGTGTATATAGGTGTTGTAGGCTCCCAAGTACTTACAGTGCCGCTCGGGGAGAGCACTGCTTTTCACTGCTTGAGTGCTGTTGTGAAGCCTAGGTCTCTCGCCTTGGACATTCGTGCTGCCTCTCCCTAGTAGTGTAAGGCTCATTAGTGATATAAACAACTGTGTTATTTCTGTTgtttgccttattttttttttggtctgagAGTTGTTAGGTTGAAGAGGACCTTGATGATTGGTCAGCTCATGAATGATTGGTT
The Panulirus ornatus isolate Po-2019 chromosome 71, ASM3632096v1, whole genome shotgun sequence DNA segment above includes these coding regions:
- the LOC139747943 gene encoding innexin inx2-like isoform X1, producing the protein MVMPGQSGRSFDIIRQIVGNVVNIFNKRASPCTAPCDGMVLKMHYQWTFWVLLGGFSAIWYSWYHRDVITCASHFNAETQVRLDYINICLSYPFVEGAGEGSQRRYLLFYRWIHWALLLLAGIYYIPRKISKTSENSKVKKLIEDLAVNAHRYDGLERELVERTAKYIAYNLKTHNGLYYKYVTCNLVALLVDIFSFQFLDFVFQGRFLRYGFQAYPFNRDPRYFTDYISEMFPPFANCELHNEVQLTNKRIERLGCHLTVMELYEKMFLVLWAWLIVMTTMTAGYLIFLALMWVPWARLVMLRIAKPLSAKDTIRNTICNIVSTCKIGDVYLLYRLKQHFSHARYYELLTRLSDPEFLRTMLDNVSIDHHGHNKGAGPQDLRQRKNNPKAPGKFQDVLFNTPGEGGYLPNSSILVE
- the LOC139747943 gene encoding innexin inx2-like isoform X3, yielding MVMPGQSGRSFDIIRQIVGNVVNIFNKRASPCTAPCDGMVLKMHYQWTFWVLLGGFSAIWYSWYHRDVITCASHFNAETQVRLDYINICLSYPFVEGAGEGSQRRYLLFYRWIHWALLLLAGIYYIPRKISKTSENSKVKKLIEDLAVNAHRYDGLERELVERTAKYIAYNLKTHNGLYYKYVTCNLVALLVDIFSFQFLDFVFQGRFLRYGFQAYPFNRDPRYFTDYISEMFPPFANCELHNEVQLTNKRIERLGCHLTVMELYEKMFLVLWAWLIVMTTMTAGYLIFLALMWVPWARLVMLRIAKPLSAKDTIRNTICNIVSTCKIGDVYLLYRLKQHFSHARYYELLTRLSDPEFLRTMLDNVSIDHHGHNKGAGPQDLRQRKNNPKAPGGERWLS
- the LOC139747943 gene encoding innexin inx2-like isoform X2 — translated: MAIIGHGGTDIVRQLVGNVVNIFKKKRAPCTSPCDGLVLKMHYQWTFWLLLAGFSSVWYSWYHRDVITCVSHFNAETQVRLDYINICLSYPYVEEGNTERRFLLFYRWIHWTLLVLAGIYYIPRKISKNSENPKVKKLIEDLAVNSHRYDQIEKELVDRAARYIANNLKTHNGLYYKFVICNVVALVVDIISFQFLDFLFQGRFLHYGWMAYPYTRDPVNFSDYMSRTFPPFAKCELGVVNKLVGQRTEKFGCHLTVMELYEKVFLGVWVWLIMLTTITCAYLIFLGFMWLPYFRLMMLKVAKPLNAKDTVSNTIVSVVTCCKIGDVYLLYRLKQHLSHARFYELLTRLSDPELIKTMLEEPADRAIHARNQDNLRNRKPNMAMGGPKGKFNNPNDLFISQDYGRPNTSILVE